The Martelella sp. AD-3 genome includes a region encoding these proteins:
- the rpmE gene encoding 50S ribosomal protein L31 → MKADIHPDYHMIKVVMTDGTEYETRSTWGKEGDVLNLDIDPTSHPAWTGGSQQLLDRGGRVSKFNKRFGGLGI, encoded by the coding sequence ATGAAGGCTGATATTCATCCCGACTATCACATGATCAAGGTCGTCATGACGGACGGCACGGAATACGAGACCCGCTCGACCTGGGGCAAGGAAGGCGATGTGCTGAACCTCGACATCGACCCGACTTCGCACCCGGCCTGGACCGGCGGTTCGCAGCAGCTCCTGGACCGCGGCGGCCGCGTCTCCAAGTTCAACAAGCGCTTCGGCGGGCTCGGCATCTGA